One stretch of Armatimonadota bacterium DNA includes these proteins:
- a CDS encoding ATP-binding protein, with translation MNNHDQAAVVELRMPCRPEFVGVARLMILGVAGRSSFSYDEIEDIRLAVGEACTAAVERAVKAEQTDTVLCITCRINDSQLTIDVTDEVEREPATAPEDDQPVDGLDEESISALLMELLVDEIRVEPTGPRGTRIHMSKHVGQA, from the coding sequence GATGCCCTGCAGGCCCGAGTTCGTCGGAGTCGCCAGGCTGATGATCCTCGGCGTTGCCGGGCGGAGTTCGTTCTCTTACGACGAGATCGAGGACATCAGGCTCGCCGTCGGTGAGGCATGCACCGCCGCTGTGGAGCGGGCAGTCAAGGCCGAGCAGACCGACACCGTCCTCTGCATCACGTGCCGGATCAACGACAGTCAACTCACAATAGACGTCACGGACGAGGTTGAGCGGGAGCCGGCGACGGCACCCGAGGATGATCAGCCCGTGGACGGGCTGGACGAAGAGAGCATCAGCGCGCTCCTGATGGAGCTGCTGGTAGACGAAATCCGGGTCGAGCCGACGGGTCCCCGCGGCACCCGGATTCATATGTCCAAGCATGTAGGACAGGCATAG
- a CDS encoding SigB/SigF/SigG family RNA polymerase sigma factor has protein sequence MATRRKGGLADWTDENAEFLFAQYLECKDSAIRDRLVLMHQNLVRFLAGKFMNRGEPIEDLVQVGTIGLINAIDRFDPSRGTKFSTYATPTIVGEIRRHFRDKAWSLKVPRRLQELNLAANKAAENLSQKLGRSPSIQEIAQEVGASEEETLEAIELGNAYDTVSLDSRLAYESESALLPLTDFVGNTDGSLESLEKYGDLNQALDCLDPRERSIIYLRFYRDMSQTDVARKLKISQMHVSRLQQKALARLKELLSG, from the coding sequence ATGGCAACCCGAAGGAAAGGGGGCTTGGCGGACTGGACCGATGAGAACGCCGAGTTCCTTTTCGCGCAGTACCTGGAGTGCAAGGATTCGGCGATCCGCGACCGACTCGTGCTGATGCACCAGAATCTCGTCAGGTTTCTCGCCGGCAAGTTCATGAACCGCGGCGAACCGATCGAGGACCTGGTGCAGGTCGGCACGATCGGGCTGATCAACGCCATAGATCGGTTCGACCCATCAAGGGGCACGAAGTTCTCCACATACGCGACACCCACGATCGTCGGGGAGATACGCCGGCATTTCCGGGACAAGGCGTGGAGCCTCAAGGTGCCCCGCCGCCTGCAGGAGTTGAACCTCGCCGCAAACAAGGCGGCTGAGAACCTCTCCCAGAAGCTCGGCCGATCCCCCTCCATACAAGAGATCGCGCAGGAGGTCGGCGCAAGCGAGGAGGAGACCCTCGAGGCCATAGAACTCGGCAACGCGTACGACACGGTATCGCTGGACAGCAGACTCGCCTACGAGAGCGAGTCGGCGCTGCTGCCCCTCACGGACTTCGTCGGAAACACGGACGGCTCGCTAGAGAGCCTGGAGAAGTACGGCGACCTCAACCAGGCGCTTGACTGCCTCGATCCGCGCGAGCGTTCGATAATATACCTGAGGTTCTACCGCGACATGTCGCAGACCGACGTCGCGAGAAAGCTCAAGATTTCCCAGATGCACGTCTCGAGACTCCAACAGAAGGCGCTCGCGCGCCTGAAGGAACTCCTGTCCGGCTAG
- a CDS encoding AI-2E family transporter — protein MTNGNRHQTAITVTVLTVVIAFLYAVRSTLPPFLIAFAIAWLLDPVVDRLQKRGLARIWSVLAIYAIFLAAFIVGLLFLVPAVIDQAKQFGADFPRYSARFQDYVSGVMVQHHDTLARLKLPTTLRDVFVRYGDQMSGQFGSAVSLVTAWITANLSRALWFVLVPIIAFYLLMDIDRMRAKSALLIPSNMRPRAVELLSRVGAVFSGYVRGLITVCLMYGIATTIVLEVLHMRYGIILGLLAGILYAVPYLGAITISLLAFLVGLATYDNALPQALLAVGAMVALNQVFDMAVTPRILGKSVGLHPALSLFALLSGAKLFGLVGMILAVPVAASIQEVIFEFCPELKAEPKPPRKSRLRRRKKPAAE, from the coding sequence ATGACCAACGGCAACCGACATCAGACGGCTATCACAGTTACGGTCCTCACAGTCGTCATCGCCTTCCTGTACGCCGTCAGGAGCACGCTGCCGCCGTTTCTGATAGCCTTCGCGATCGCCTGGCTGCTCGATCCGGTGGTGGACCGCCTGCAGAAGCGCGGGCTGGCCCGGATATGGTCGGTTCTGGCCATCTATGCGATCTTCCTGGCCGCCTTCATCGTCGGCCTGCTGTTCCTCGTGCCCGCCGTGATAGATCAGGCGAAGCAGTTCGGGGCTGACTTCCCAAGGTACTCCGCTCGATTCCAGGATTACGTTTCGGGGGTAATGGTGCAGCATCACGACACGCTTGCGCGGCTCAAGCTGCCGACGACGCTTCGCGACGTCTTCGTGAGATACGGCGATCAGATGAGCGGCCAGTTCGGATCGGCGGTCAGCCTGGTGACGGCGTGGATCACGGCGAACCTGTCGAGGGCGCTGTGGTTCGTCCTCGTTCCGATCATCGCGTTCTACCTTCTGATGGACATTGACCGCATGAGGGCGAAGTCTGCCCTGCTCATTCCGTCGAATATGAGACCGCGCGCGGTCGAGCTGCTCTCGCGGGTCGGCGCCGTTTTCAGCGGCTACGTGCGCGGGCTGATCACCGTCTGCCTGATGTACGGGATCGCGACGACGATCGTGCTCGAAGTGCTACACATGAGATACGGCATCATCCTGGGGCTACTGGCCGGGATACTCTACGCCGTGCCATATCTGGGCGCGATAACCATCTCGCTTCTCGCATTCCTCGTCGGGCTTGCGACATACGACAACGCACTCCCCCAGGCTCTGCTGGCGGTGGGGGCGATGGTCGCGCTGAACCAGGTGTTCGACATGGCGGTGACGCCGAGAATCCTGGGAAAGTCGGTGGGACTGCACCCGGCATTGAGCCTTTTCGCGCTGCTGTCGGGGGCGAAGCTCTTCGGGCTGGTGGGGATGATACTGGCCGTGCCGGTGGCGGCGAGCATTCAGGAAGTGATCTTCGAGTTCTGCCCCGAACTCAAAGCCGAGCCGAAACCGCCTCGGAAGTCGAGACTGAGACGCAGGAAGAAGCCCGCGGCGGAGTAG
- the alr gene encoding alanine racemase: MNTHWVEVSLKSIVRNLEQIRGLVGPTVRIMAVVKADAYGHGAVEVSKALEPSADYLAVTTLEEAMELREAGIGTPTLVFSPLLPDQMSAALDADLDLTSFSPESLRGISQAAKRAGKAARVHVKVDTGMGRLGLMPSECAGFISQAAGSPGVEVAGIYTHFANAGAKDLSSARRQNERFGRLLSQLDELGLPTGLRHAANSSAILNLPDSHYGMVRPGTILYGQFPTAHTERKIELEDTWRLKTRIVALRELPAGSKVGYGSEHTTARVTKAAVIPIGYCDGFTLIPESLARRASSPIQQLARRLLRRRGECVTVRGAKAPVIGRVSMQMTSVDVTDIPGVQVGDEVIVPARRTTTSSRIPRVCL, from the coding sequence GTGAACACGCACTGGGTCGAAGTAAGCCTGAAGAGCATCGTCCGCAACCTGGAGCAGATCCGGGGCCTCGTCGGCCCGACGGTCAGGATCATGGCCGTCGTCAAGGCTGATGCCTACGGCCACGGTGCGGTCGAGGTCTCCAAGGCGCTGGAACCGTCTGCCGACTACCTTGCTGTCACTACGCTCGAAGAGGCGATGGAGCTTCGTGAGGCTGGGATCGGCACACCGACTCTGGTGTTCAGTCCGCTCCTGCCCGATCAGATGTCCGCGGCGCTCGATGCCGACCTCGATCTTACCTCGTTCTCGCCCGAATCCCTTCGCGGTATCTCTCAGGCTGCGAAGAGGGCCGGCAAGGCCGCGCGTGTCCACGTCAAGGTGGACACCGGCATGGGCCGCCTCGGGCTGATGCCCTCCGAGTGCGCGGGTTTCATCTCGCAGGCGGCAGGCTCTCCCGGCGTCGAGGTCGCCGGCATCTACACTCACTTCGCCAACGCCGGCGCAAAGGATTTGTCGAGCGCGCGCAGGCAGAACGAGCGGTTCGGACGACTCCTGTCGCAACTCGATGAACTCGGACTGCCGACCGGCCTGCGTCACGCGGCGAACAGCTCGGCGATCCTGAATCTGCCCGATTCACACTACGGCATGGTTCGCCCCGGCACCATCCTTTACGGGCAGTTCCCGACCGCCCACACCGAGCGAAAGATAGAACTCGAAGACACTTGGCGGCTGAAGACGCGCATCGTCGCGCTGAGGGAGCTTCCCGCGGGCTCGAAGGTCGGTTATGGGAGTGAACACACGACAGCACGGGTCACGAAGGCTGCCGTGATCCCGATCGGCTACTGCGACGGCTTCACCCTGATCCCGGAGAGCCTCGCCCGGCGCGCCTCGTCGCCGATCCAGCAGCTTGCCCGCAGGCTTCTTCGCCGCCGGGGCGAGTGTGTGACCGTCAGGGGAGCGAAGGCCCCGGTCATCGGCCGCGTCTCGATGCAGATGACCTCGGTGGACGTCACCGACATCCCCGGCGTACAGGTCGGCGACGAGGTCATCGTCCCTGCGCGCAGAACCACCACCTCCAGCCGCATCCCCCGAGTCTGCCTCTAA